From Amyelois transitella isolate CPQ chromosome 4, ilAmyTran1.1, whole genome shotgun sequence, one genomic window encodes:
- the LOC106132956 gene encoding RNA-binding protein 45, which translates to MTAFKSNNWNSNMRNEERKEDMPPFSRVFVVCSKQFHVDDLRPHFEEFGEVEGIYMPRDRNTGESKGVAYIKYAKTSSAAAAIERLNTKTLTDSGKPLKVMVAANRNDVPSTNEEKYKRLFIKVHKEVKREEILEHFSTFGQVETVHIQKDKLTDACKGFAYVNFKSFLGAAKAYEGCDKKYRAVFATPKDELKRSRNSLDNIGPNFIDNYQHNNHHFWDNFHHVDVHQSHPPVTDMIKNDVPLAKAGPVYNSVLVTCSPQVPQKYIESLFNIIPGMVEFKYTLDSYNGLCKANITYESEAKASFAVERLNQFEFPSGEIISVKIDDPLKKAANNLTEVVNSFKNSIDSGNPDLLQLADAIAQASTLIKAATSVKNDVRAPSHDINCNVNLPAPQPMANGDSRVAQRCFIVCKPYPPPIAVLQDAFCRFGDLINVCTFPNKTFGFAKYASIQAAQEAIRVLNGSMLCGVQLKVCVADEKPKEDDHRMKTEDHSENHSDPDIDRKRMKLYDNSRSNNAQLSHS; encoded by the coding sequence ATGACTGCCTTCAAAAGTAATAATTGGAATTCAAACATGCGTAACgaagaaagaaaagaagacATGCCCCCATTTTCGAGAGTGTTTGTTGTGTGCAGTAAACAATTTCATGTTGATGATTTGAGGCCGCATTTTGAAGAATTTGGTGAAGTGGAAGGTATTTATATGCCAAGAGATCGAAACACGGGCGAGTCCAAAGGCGTAGCATACATTAAATACGCTAAAACATCGTCTGCGGCAGCCGCTATTGAGAGACTGAATACGAAAACCCTAACGGATTCCGGGAAACCCCTAAAAGTAATGGTTGCTGCAAATAGAAATGATGTTCCAAGCACcaatgaagaaaaatataaaaggctTTTTATCAAGGTGCACAAAGAAGTAAAAAGAGAAGAAATTTTGGAACACTTCTCAACATTTGGTCAAGTAGAGACTGTTCATATACAAAAGGACAAATTAACAGATGCATGTAAAGGTTTCGCTTATGTTAATTTCAAATCATTTCTAGGAGCTGCAAAAGCTTACGAGGGTTGTGATAAAAAGTACCGGGCAGTATTCGCTACTCCTAAAGATGAGTTGAAGAGAAGTAGGAATAGTTTAGATAACATAGGGCCtaattttatagataattATCAACATAATAATCACCATTTCTGGGATAATTTTCACCATGTAGATGTTCATCAATCACATCCCCCTGTCACAGATATGATAAAGAATGATGTTCCTCTTGCAAAAGCTGGTCCTGTATATAACTCTGTTCTGGTAACATGTAGTCCACAAGTGCCCCAGAAATATATTGAAAGCCTTTTCAATATAATTCCTGGCATGGTTGAATTTAAATACACATTGGACTCATACAATGGATTGTGTAAAGCTAATATAACATATGAAAGTGAGGCAAAAGCATCATTTGCAGTAGAGAGGCTAAATCAATTTGAATTTCCATCTGGTGAAATCATCTCTGTCAAGATAGATGACCCGTTGAAAAAGGCTGCCAATAATTTGACAGAAGTGGttaatagtttcaaaaattcaattgaTAGCGGCAACCCTGATTTACTTCAGTTAGCAGATGCCATTGCACAAGCGTCTACGCTTATAAAAGCAGCCACGTCTGTGAAAAATGATGTCCGTGCTCCATCACATGACATTAATTGCAATGTGAATTTGCCTGCTCCACAACCGATGGCTAATGGTGACAGCCGAGTCGCCCAAAGATGCTTCATAGTGTGCAAACCTTACCCTCCACCGATAGCAGTCCTACAAGATGCGTTCTGCCGTTTTGGAGATCTCATTAATGTCTGCACATTTCCGAACAAGACATTCGGTTTTGCAAAATATGCTTCCATACAGGCTGCGCAGGAAGCTATCAGAGTTCTAAACGGTTCAATGCTCTGTGGAGTCCAGCTGAAGGTATGTGTGGCCGATGAGAAACCTAAAGAAGATGACCACCGAATGAAGACAGAAGACCACAGTGAGAACCACTCTGACCCTGACATCGACAGGAAAAGAATGAAGCTTTATGACAATTCTAGATCCAATAACGCCCAGCTGTCTCACTCTTAA
- the LOC106132957 gene encoding uncharacterized protein LOC106132957, with translation MNRCNPNLVEYATYLQSIIRLDALEKMTQDLDKELADSQKLMRDIKAIFESVPKGTNATEEPVNNSLRHEDISKFLEADVPKLLLPDMVESTSDIDIDDVISKMKGYAEDLKKNLIVTVPHVRDSHEKMEALDLEQYAMSLDQLNKRLANIKMNKGDIASRNPELENKLGQLCQDVDMFTKMVEAKTALSECNKNWTKTSQDNNALQYDSIVNKLLSGINEVSYLLQNRS, from the exons ATGAATCGCTGCAATCCAAATCTCGTGGAATACGCTACTTACTTACAATCTATAATAAGATTGGATGCGCTTGAAAAAATGACCCAAGATTTGGATAAAGAATTGGCCGATTCCCAGAAATTAATGCGGGATATCAAGGCGATTTTTGAGTCTGTACCTAAAGGAACAAACGCGACTGAAGAACCTGTTAATAATAGCTTAAGACATGAAGATATATCGAAATTTTTAGAAGCCGATGTTCCAAAGTTGCTGCTGCCGGATATGGTAGAAAGTACATCAGATATTGATATAGACGACGTGATATCAAAGATGAAAGGATATGCCGAAGATCTAAAGAAGAACTTGATCGTTACTGTACCGCATGTCCGGGACAGCCATGAGAAAATGGAAGCTTTAGATTTGGAGCAGTATGCAATGAGTTTGGATCAGTTAAACAAACGACTAGCGAATATAAAGATGAATAAAGGTGATATTGCCTCCAGAAATCCTGAATTAGAGAACAAACTTGGGCAGTTGTGCCAAGATGTGGATATGTTTACAAAG ATGGTCGAAGCGAAAACTGCACTGAGCGAATGTAACAAGAACTGGACTAAGACATCACAAGACAACAACGCACTCCAGTATGACAGTATTGTCAACAAGTTGCTTTCTGGCATCAATGAGGTCTCGTACCTTCTTCAGAACAGGAGCTAA
- the LOC106132941 gene encoding cap-specific mRNA (nucleoside-2'-O-)-methyltransferase 2, translated as MDQYLPRLKLFRNGEFETEIGDLFNKKYSFHFESSWKLPERECWFTTPPWKAKELEILKNRLNFHKSQLNDFNIEEWSSHTRRRNPAGEVGWKIRCLVNPEFLTQAWTKFYECASSYEIIPKEAVADNKMVSLHLCEAPGAFITSLNHYLKLNYRGLEWKWVANTLNPYYEGNSPSNMISDDRFMFHTLDCWDFGVDNTGNLMNWENSQAIVKKAKALGKVLLVTADGSIDCMQRPDAQEEVTSPLHYCEIVTALQALSKGGTFIFKLFTLFEHSTVSLVYLINHLFGEVNIYKPVTSRQGNSEVYAICLNYKGSSILERYIPILEAAYGTELYGNQALFPLSAIPDSFLKQLHNCAYYFCEIQCQVIDNNLQAYINQNNISLHRDMKRIRALIATEFIWRYGLKPVDMEHEILKGILHEECRTNMNPRFHRGSYTERQLYTKMSLREKANNLNALLQAEVLANPLILINEPVVWLSFLDEEAPLKLVFTHGCPLQNINSSKFIFVPIFRLYQQILAEEEFKEIALTDALKQSTKNVDCDIDKTLRLPDFDHSDSYSVYEKKCFRILCNMIKDLLVGQTVFLQNFNTLTHFNVSVLYILSSKCFKRTGFTSNGIILRNMVNKDSVAYLDDIQNELLKLGDRSKDLLNLLPVQTTNAGELFNNIVLYNNTFYRNKCVEYLDAIEQRL; from the exons ATGGATCAATATCTGCCTAGACTAAAGTTATTTCGGAACGGCGAGTTCGAGACAGAAATAGGGGATTTATTCAATAAGAAGTATTCGTTCCATTTTGAATCTAGTTGGAAATTACCGGAGCGAGAGTGTTGGTTTACTACGCCGCCATGGAAGGCCAAAGAGTTGGAGATTTTGAAGAACCGTTTGAATTTCCATAAGAGTCAGTTGAATGACTTTAATATCGAAGAATGGAGCAGTCACACGCGTCGTCGAAATCCCGCTGGGGAGGTGGGATGGAAGATTCGTTGTCTCGTCAATCCAGAGTTTCTCACCCAAGCATGGACAAAGTTTTACGAATGCGCGAGCAGTTACGAGATAATCCCTAAAGAGGCTGTAGCGGACAACAAGATGGTATCTCTGCATTTGTGTGAGGCCCCGGGTGCATTTATAACTTCATTgaatcactatttgaaactaaattaCCGTGGACTTGAG TGGAAATGGGTAGCCAACACTCTGAATCCGTACTATGAAGGCAACTCTCCGTCAAACATGATCAGCGACGACCGCTTCATGTTCCACACGTTGGACTGCTGGGACTTTGGAGTGGACAACACTGGAAATCTGATGAATTGGGAGAACTCCCAGGCCATTGTTAAAAAGGCGAAGGCTTTGGGGAAg GTGTTACTTGTAACGGCAGATGGGTCCATAGATTGCATGCAGCGTCCCGATGCGCAGGAGGAGGTCACGTCTCCGCTCCATTACTGCGAGATCGTCACAGCTCTGCAGGCTCTAAGCAAGG GTGGAACCTTCATCTTCAAACTGTTTACACTCTTCGAACATTCCACCGTGAGCCTGGTGTACCTCATCAACCATCTCTTTGGAGAAGTCAACATCTACAAACCTGTGACGTCACGGCAAGGCAATTCAGAAGTTTACGCTATCTGCCTCAACTACAAAGGCAGTAGTATTCTCGAGCGATACATACCCATACTGGAAGCGGCCTACGGTACAGAGTTATATGGAAACCAAGCGTTGTTCCCTCTATCAGCTATACCAGACTCATTCCTCAAGCAGCTACACAACTGCGCGTATTACTTCTGCGAAATACAGTGCCAAGTTATCGATAATAATCTTCAAGCTTACATCAATCAGAATAACATATCGCTTCATAGAGATATGAAGAGGATTCGAGCGCTCATTGCCACAGAGTTTATATGGCGATACGGGCTCAAACCAGTTGACATGGAGCACGAAATACTGAAAGGGATACTACATGAAGAGTGCAGGACTAATATGAACCCCAGGTTCCATCGTGGGTCTTATACGGAAAGGCAGTTGTACACAAAGATGTCGCTTAGGGAAAAGGCGAACAACTTGAACGCTTTATTGCAAGCTGAAGTTCTGGCTAACCCGTTAATTCTTATCAATGAACCAGTCGTGTGGCTGTCGTTTTTAGATGAGGAGGCACCTCTTAAATTAGTATTTACTCACGGTTGtcctttacaaaatataaacagcTCAAAATTCATCTTCGTCCCTATATTCCGATTGTACCAACAGATTTTAGCTGAAGAAGAATTCAAAGAAATAGCTTTGACGGACGCTTTGAAACAGAGTACAAAGAATGTGGACTGTGATATTGATAAAACATTGAGACTTCCAGACTTTGATCACTCAGATAGTTACAGCGTGTATGAAAAGAAATGCTTTCGGATTCTATGTAATATGATTAAAGATTTGCTTGTAGGACAAACTGTCTTTTTGCAGAATTTTAACACTTTGACACATTTTAATGTAAGTGTCCTGTATATTCTGTCCAGCAAATGTTTTAAGCGGACCGGGTTTACGTCGAACGGAATTATCTTGAGGAATATGGTGAATAAAGATTCCGTGGCCTATTTGGATGATATTCAGAATGAATTGTTGAAACTCGGTGATAGATCAAAGGATTTGCTGAACTTGTTGCCTGTTCAAACCACGAATGCTGGAGAACTCTTCAACAATATTGTGTTATATAATAACACATTCTATCGAAATAAATGTGTAGAATACCTTGACGCCATTGAACAAAGactatga